The proteins below come from a single Bacteroidota bacterium genomic window:
- a CDS encoding glycosyltransferase, whose product MSGTPLVSVVIPVYNGESFLTSCLNSVLDQTWPNLEVVIVDDGSTDRSLDVANAFTGRKQVISMSNGDVARARNAGILAATGEYIALLDQDDMWKPTKTEKQMAVFLAEPEIDLVFTNLTKFFNSGKTHLSRDKDIAARNLTDRNLFGNLVMKNVLMPSAVIAKKKSLIDAGLFDETYRTAGDYELWLRMAARGMKFRYIPEPLTLYRYHGGNTSRKTQLMHEDRVRAVQSIFNSGLVPAKWMYLKNRALGQVHMIGAQTFYSDRNYEKFLENFYLALRYSKTSLTFKAAKRWLKTKLFRRQRRF is encoded by the coding sequence ATGTCCGGTACCCCTCTTGTCTCGGTTGTCATTCCGGTTTATAACGGTGAGTCATTTCTCACTTCCTGTCTGAACAGTGTCCTCGATCAGACCTGGCCCAATCTGGAAGTGGTTATTGTTGATGACGGATCCACCGACCGGTCCCTCGATGTTGCCAATGCCTTTACAGGTCGCAAACAAGTGATCAGCATGTCCAATGGGGATGTGGCCCGTGCCCGGAACGCAGGCATTCTGGCTGCAACCGGTGAGTACATCGCCCTGCTCGATCAGGATGACATGTGGAAACCAACCAAAACAGAAAAACAGATGGCCGTTTTTCTGGCAGAACCTGAAATTGATCTGGTGTTTACAAACCTGACCAAATTTTTCAACAGTGGCAAAACCCATCTTTCTCGTGACAAGGATATAGCAGCACGCAACCTCACCGACCGGAACCTGTTTGGGAATCTGGTAATGAAAAATGTTCTCATGCCAAGCGCTGTGATTGCCAAAAAGAAAAGCCTGATTGACGCCGGCCTGTTTGATGAAACTTACCGCACCGCCGGGGATTATGAACTTTGGTTACGGATGGCTGCCCGCGGTATGAAATTCCGCTACATCCCCGAACCCCTGACTTTGTACAGGTATCACGGCGGCAATACATCCCGGAAAACCCAACTGATGCATGAGGATCGTGTAAGGGCCGTTCAAAGCATTTTTAACTCCGGATTGGTCCCCGCGAAATGGATGTACCTTAAAAACCGGGCATTGGGACAGGTCCACATGATTGGTGCACAAACGTTCTACTCGGACCGCAACTATGAAAAGTTTCTCGAAAACTTCTATCTTGCACTCCGGTACAGTAAAACATCCCTGACCTTCAAGGCCGCCAAACGGTGGCTAAAAACCAAGTTGTTCCGTAGACAGCGCCGGTTCTGA
- a CDS encoding ABC transporter ATP-binding protein: MNLYLKVLAFAKPYWKHILFSFGLTLFYILFNSVSLWVSVDFIRELFLPASSGAGTAKDLTGLVDTQGIYDKISNGFRSLLIRDSKFDTLWMVCMVILLSYLFKNIVEYYRKILLSYIELKIITAMRDRLTAALVTFPLSFFERNKTGELTSIVFNDVSAVNSMINNSFGRMLLAPFQILVNVLIMFIINWQLALITVTVIPLSALSIWYIGKSIRRRSRRVFSKIGLVYSHFQEMVSAIRVVKAFTSEKRESEKIVHSNREFFKANFRATRLSHLTSPLNEVLIVIVLVFLLWYGGNMVYTSQLNAEDFIRFLIFMITIFQPLKELTQVNNVIQNGMAAAERIVGTLETVPETYDKPGASDMKPLSGSIEFQSVRFRYSPDGPLVLKNVNLTIRKGQTVAFVGHSGAGKTTMVDLVPRFYDLDGGKIIIDGIDIRDYRLDSLRKQIGIVAQESVLFNETVRYNIGYGMENVTDEAIIEAARSANAWEFIQKMENGLETITGERGVKLSGGQKQRLSIARAILKNPPILILDEATSALDTESEKLVQDAIYKLMKNRTVLVIAHRLSTVVHADLIVVMSDGEIVATGTHQELLDHSPDYRKLYTLQFQTGSTDQSQNQ; the protein is encoded by the coding sequence ATGAATCTGTACCTGAAAGTCCTTGCTTTTGCCAAACCTTACTGGAAACACATTCTTTTCAGTTTTGGACTCACCCTTTTTTACATTCTGTTCAACTCGGTCTCCCTGTGGGTCTCAGTGGATTTTATCCGTGAATTGTTCCTGCCTGCCTCCTCGGGTGCGGGAACGGCAAAAGACCTGACCGGCCTGGTGGATACTCAGGGTATTTATGACAAAATCAGTAACGGATTCAGGTCCCTGCTGATACGGGATTCCAAATTCGATACTCTCTGGATGGTCTGTATGGTCATCCTGCTCAGTTATCTGTTTAAAAACATTGTCGAATATTACCGGAAAATCCTTCTCAGTTACATCGAGCTGAAAATCATCACTGCCATGCGTGACCGGCTGACGGCTGCGCTGGTGACATTCCCCCTAAGCTTCTTTGAACGGAATAAAACCGGAGAGCTCACTTCCATCGTTTTCAATGATGTCAGTGCGGTGAATTCGATGATCAACAACAGTTTCGGCCGGATGCTGCTGGCCCCTTTCCAGATTCTGGTCAATGTGCTCATCATGTTCATCATCAACTGGCAACTGGCCCTTATTACCGTTACCGTGATTCCGCTTTCAGCTCTGTCGATCTGGTACATCGGAAAAAGCATCCGCCGCCGAAGCCGCCGGGTCTTTTCAAAAATCGGATTGGTCTACAGCCACTTTCAGGAAATGGTCTCGGCCATCCGTGTGGTGAAAGCATTTACCAGTGAAAAAAGAGAGTCAGAAAAGATTGTTCACTCAAACCGCGAATTTTTTAAAGCCAATTTCCGTGCCACCCGGCTCAGCCACCTGACCTCTCCGCTGAATGAAGTTCTGATTGTTATCGTTCTGGTATTTCTATTATGGTATGGCGGCAACATGGTTTATACCAGCCAGCTGAACGCCGAAGATTTCATCCGGTTCCTCATTTTCATGATCACCATCTTTCAGCCGCTGAAGGAACTGACTCAGGTCAACAACGTGATTCAGAATGGAATGGCTGCAGCAGAGCGGATAGTCGGAACCCTTGAAACAGTACCTGAAACATACGATAAGCCAGGCGCTTCCGATATGAAGCCTCTCTCTGGTTCCATCGAATTTCAGTCCGTCCGGTTCAGATATTCACCCGATGGGCCGTTGGTTCTGAAGAATGTAAACCTCACGATCAGGAAAGGTCAGACAGTCGCTTTCGTCGGCCATAGCGGAGCCGGAAAAACCACCATGGTAGACCTGGTTCCCCGCTTCTATGATCTCGATGGAGGAAAAATTATCATTGACGGCATCGATATCCGCGACTACCGACTCGATTCCCTCAGGAAACAAATCGGGATCGTGGCCCAGGAATCGGTTTTGTTCAATGAAACCGTCCGGTACAACATTGGTTATGGCATGGAAAATGTAACCGATGAGGCCATTATTGAGGCAGCCCGGTCGGCCAATGCCTGGGAATTTATCCAGAAAATGGAAAATGGCCTCGAAACCATCACAGGTGAACGCGGAGTAAAACTATCGGGCGGTCAGAAGCAACGTCTTTCCATCGCACGGGCCATTCTTAAAAATCCACCCATTCTGATTCTGGATGAAGCCACCTCGGCACTTGATACTGAATCGGAAAAACTGGTCCAGGATGCCATTTACAAACTCATGAAAAACCGGACCGTTTTGGTCATCGCTCATCGTCTTTCCACGGTGGTACATGCCGATCTGATCGTGGTCATGTCGGACGGGGAGATTGTTGCAACCGGAACGCATCAGGAATTGCTGGATCATTCTCCCGACTACCGGAAATTGTACACCCTTCAGTTCCAGACCGGTTCTACCGATCAATCACAGAATCAATGA
- a CDS encoding glycosyltransferase, translating into MNIGFLNSARSWGGNERWMQMAAGELSASHQVFLFYRSPVIGDRFSNRKWRFPMLSEADFLSIGLLVWKILTHRIDVLIPTKRKDIVLAGIAARLTRRYSVLRIGILRQYQPTIWNRLMYDWLADGIIVNARAIRTQLTDTRFVNPEKIRVIYNGLLMEDILQKAAEPTDPFTGFQVISVGELSDRKGHDHAIRGFSSFLQRLPGEQRSRCRLVIAGSGQALRSLESLTESLGIVNQVSFAGFLKNPYPSIRQSSAFLMVSRSEGLSNALLEAMALGIPVVSTDAGGGAAEIIDHQKNGWLLPDAEPESIAEALFFLHNHPADARQMALNGTETIRNQFDPKRMGREIASFLSGIVTGTRSPA; encoded by the coding sequence ATGAACATCGGTTTTCTGAATTCAGCCCGCTCCTGGGGCGGGAATGAGCGCTGGATGCAAATGGCTGCCGGTGAACTTTCAGCCAGTCATCAGGTTTTCCTTTTCTACCGCAGCCCGGTCATCGGCGATCGCTTTTCAAACAGAAAATGGCGCTTCCCCATGCTTTCCGAAGCCGATTTTCTTTCCATCGGACTTCTGGTCTGGAAGATTCTTACTCACCGGATTGATGTGTTAATCCCAACCAAACGGAAAGACATTGTTCTGGCTGGGATTGCTGCACGCCTGACCCGCCGGTACTCGGTGCTCCGTATCGGGATCCTACGCCAATACCAGCCAACCATCTGGAACCGGCTTATGTATGACTGGCTCGCCGATGGCATCATCGTCAACGCCCGCGCCATCCGGACCCAACTGACCGACACCCGGTTTGTAAATCCGGAAAAAATCCGGGTTATCTACAATGGTCTCCTGATGGAGGACATTCTGCAGAAGGCAGCAGAACCCACCGATCCGTTTACCGGATTTCAGGTGATTTCGGTGGGTGAACTTTCGGACAGGAAAGGACATGATCATGCCATCCGCGGATTTTCATCCTTTCTTCAGAGGCTGCCCGGGGAACAACGTTCCCGGTGTCGGCTGGTCATCGCAGGTTCCGGGCAAGCTTTGCGATCTCTGGAATCATTGACCGAATCCCTCGGCATTGTCAATCAGGTCAGTTTTGCCGGATTTCTGAAAAACCCCTATCCCTCCATCCGTCAATCGTCTGCCTTCCTGATGGTCTCCAGATCAGAAGGGCTTTCCAATGCCCTCCTAGAGGCCATGGCCCTGGGAATTCCCGTTGTTTCAACCGACGCAGGTGGTGGGGCAGCCGAAATAATTGACCATCAGAAGAATGGATGGCTGCTCCCCGATGCAGAACCGGAATCCATCGCCGAGGCCTTGTTCTTCCTTCATAACCACCCGGCAGATGCCAGGCAGATGGCTTTGAATGGAACCGAAACCATCCGGAATCAATTTGATCCCAAACGCATGGGACGGGAAATAGCCAGCTTTCTTTCCGGCATTGTAACCGGAACCAGATCTCCTGCGTAA
- a CDS encoding glycosyltransferase family 4 protein, with protein MNSTPSTVVYVNKVHLDDALPAVNFTLFNAIGLALAGADTHLFVQVWQDYPDGTGWLKKFGFNDPLSLSIHQIPDRRFFGIKSNQWFYLRTFRAIRKLHKSKPVSAVISRDPGALPYLVRLKKRLGIPVFYQPHNFYLDLSLQPDINPKNATKYHRLETTYLPGVDGLLCLQEAQADWYRRYLPDQQVVASRPGLVSHRFSDQDRLKNPLIGYSGSLQLKKGIRVLLQALRLLHDRGRKVPLVLIGGRNSDEIIPVQEEIATLGLTNAVTITGWIPFPEVEAWLDQVTIGVLPLTTGFYNQYLTAPNKLFDYLSHGIPVVASDLPSVRDFFPDGVPGDLVPPDDSHALAAALESLLNNPDQYNFAKDRSRQLALQYHWKNQGAIMLGHLTQLILKKSAHV; from the coding sequence TTGAATTCCACTCCATCCACTGTGGTGTATGTGAACAAAGTCCACCTGGATGATGCGCTTCCTGCCGTCAATTTTACGTTATTCAATGCCATTGGTCTGGCACTTGCCGGTGCTGATACCCACCTGTTTGTTCAGGTCTGGCAGGATTACCCCGACGGAACCGGCTGGTTGAAAAAGTTTGGTTTCAACGACCCCCTGTCGCTATCCATTCACCAGATCCCCGACCGGCGATTCTTCGGAATCAAGTCGAATCAGTGGTTTTATCTGAGAACGTTCCGGGCAATCAGGAAATTACACAAATCCAAACCGGTCTCGGCTGTTATTTCCCGTGATCCTGGTGCACTTCCCTACCTGGTCAGACTGAAAAAACGCCTAGGAATTCCGGTTTTTTACCAACCCCATAATTTTTATCTCGATCTGTCCCTTCAACCAGACATCAATCCGAAAAATGCGACGAAATACCACCGGTTAGAAACCACTTATCTCCCCGGTGTGGATGGCCTGCTCTGTTTACAGGAAGCACAAGCAGACTGGTACCGTCGTTACCTTCCGGATCAGCAGGTAGTGGCCTCTCGGCCAGGACTGGTCAGTCACCGGTTTTCAGATCAGGATCGGTTGAAAAATCCATTGATCGGTTACAGCGGTTCGCTGCAATTAAAAAAGGGAATCCGGGTATTGTTGCAGGCCCTCCGTCTTCTTCATGATCGCGGAAGAAAAGTGCCGCTCGTTCTCATCGGCGGTAGAAATTCCGATGAAATTATACCCGTGCAGGAAGAAATCGCCACGCTCGGGCTGACCAATGCGGTTACCATTACCGGCTGGATTCCTTTCCCCGAGGTTGAAGCCTGGCTGGATCAGGTAACCATCGGTGTGCTGCCCCTGACCACCGGATTTTATAATCAATATCTGACAGCCCCCAATAAATTGTTTGATTATCTCTCCCATGGCATCCCGGTCGTTGCCAGCGACCTTCCGTCTGTCCGCGACTTCTTCCCGGATGGTGTTCCCGGTGACCTGGTCCCTCCGGACGATTCCCATGCGCTGGCCGCCGCCCTTGAATCTTTACTGAACAATCCTGATCAGTACAATTTTGCCAAGGATCGTTCCAGACAATTGGCCTTACAATACCATTGGAAAAATCAGGGAGCCATCATGCTTGGTCATTTAACCCAACTGATTCTAAAGAAGTCAGCTCACGTATGA
- a CDS encoding DegT/DnrJ/EryC1/StrS family aminotransferase: MTTNYTPVPVNEPDLSGNEKKYLNECIDSGWISSEGPFVKKFEDLFAERVGRKYGIAVANGSVALDLAVVALGIGPGDEVIVPAFTIISCLGAIVRAGATPVLVDSDPVTWNMDVSQIEAVISKKTKAIMVVHIYGFPVDMDPVLELTKKYDLYLIEDAAEMHGQTYRGKPCGSFGTISTFSFYPNKHITTGEGGMVVVSDPLLADTCRSLRNLCFIPEKRFYHEDLGWNFRMTNLQAALGVAQLERLDSFVQKKRHMGALYRQLLGNNPHLELQPERLPYASNIYWVFGIVLSDTVPFNAAAVMKKLAAKQVGTRPFFFPMNLQPVFHKSGLFRDVSMPVAERLGERGFYVPSGLGLTDHQIHEVSGRLLETLHESL, encoded by the coding sequence ATGACAACGAACTATACACCTGTTCCAGTAAATGAACCCGATCTGTCGGGAAATGAAAAAAAATATCTGAATGAATGCATCGATTCCGGGTGGATTTCTTCAGAAGGTCCCTTTGTTAAAAAATTCGAGGATCTTTTCGCTGAGCGGGTCGGCAGAAAATATGGAATTGCTGTCGCAAATGGGTCAGTTGCACTCGATCTCGCGGTGGTGGCACTTGGAATTGGTCCAGGTGATGAAGTAATCGTACCGGCCTTTACCATTATCAGTTGTCTCGGTGCCATCGTCCGTGCCGGGGCAACGCCGGTTCTCGTCGACTCAGATCCGGTGACATGGAACATGGATGTCAGCCAGATCGAAGCAGTCATTTCAAAAAAGACGAAAGCAATCATGGTGGTGCATATTTACGGATTTCCTGTTGATATGGACCCTGTCCTTGAACTGACGAAAAAGTATGATCTGTATCTGATTGAAGATGCGGCTGAAATGCATGGTCAGACTTACCGCGGCAAACCCTGCGGAAGTTTCGGCACTATTTCCACATTCAGTTTTTATCCCAACAAACATATTACCACGGGCGAAGGTGGAATGGTTGTTGTGAGCGATCCCCTCCTGGCCGACACCTGCAGAAGCCTCAGAAACTTGTGTTTTATCCCGGAAAAACGATTTTATCATGAAGATCTTGGATGGAATTTCCGGATGACCAATCTGCAGGCTGCTCTTGGAGTTGCTCAGTTGGAACGTCTGGATTCATTTGTTCAGAAGAAACGTCACATGGGTGCATTGTACAGACAACTTCTGGGTAATAACCCACACCTTGAACTTCAGCCTGAACGGTTACCTTATGCCTCTAATATTTATTGGGTTTTTGGTATTGTTCTTAGTGATACGGTTCCATTCAATGCCGCTGCAGTCATGAAAAAACTGGCAGCAAAACAGGTGGGAACACGACCGTTTTTCTTTCCGATGAACCTTCAGCCGGTTTTCCATAAATCAGGATTGTTCAGGGATGTATCCATGCCTGTGGCTGAACGCCTGGGCGAAAGGGGATTCTATGTACCAAGCGGATTGGGACTGACCGATCATCAGATACATGAGGTTTCAGGCCGGTTGCTGGAGACTTTACATGAATCCCTTTAA
- a CDS encoding glucose-1-phosphate adenylyltransferase yields MKETMAIILAGGKGERLHPLTSDRSKPSVYFGGIYRIIDVVLSNCINSGIYNIMVFPQYKGQSLMDHIDDGWNIFNHELGHFIRIVPPQMRVSKEWYKGTADSVRQNLYTLHTLPFTNFLILSGDHIYKMNYEIFQQFHEENASSLTISCYEVPIQEAGRYGVLEVDAEWRIVGFEEKPKEPKPIPGNPDKALVSMGIYLFNRETLFESLDTIQGDDFGNHIIPRLVGNERVYAYPFNRLNRIRDYVFKTYPDGTRERVIDTQTGDSSYWRDVGDIDSYWAANMDLTGIAPAFNLYSVLWPLRTAPRNYPPVKTIFKSEAEGRVGLMTDSVVAPGSLISGGRVDQCVLHYDVRVNSWADVHQSVIFPHVDIGRYCKIKRAIIDRDNHIPPGTVIGYDLEEDRKKYTVSDGGVVVIGKKFFA; encoded by the coding sequence GTGAAAGAGACCATGGCCATCATTCTGGCAGGCGGAAAAGGCGAACGACTTCATCCGCTCACCTCCGACCGAAGCAAACCATCGGTCTATTTCGGAGGCATTTACAGGATTATTGATGTGGTGTTAAGCAACTGCATCAATTCGGGTATTTACAACATCATGGTCTTTCCCCAATACAAGGGACAGTCCCTGATGGACCACATTGATGACGGCTGGAACATCTTCAATCATGAATTGGGTCACTTCATCCGGATTGTCCCCCCGCAAATGCGCGTGAGCAAGGAATGGTACAAAGGTACCGCCGACTCGGTTCGTCAGAACCTGTATACCCTGCATACGCTTCCCTTCACCAATTTCCTGATCCTGTCCGGCGACCATATCTACAAAATGAATTATGAGATTTTTCAGCAGTTTCACGAAGAAAATGCCTCATCACTGACCATCTCCTGTTACGAAGTACCCATTCAGGAAGCAGGACGTTATGGAGTACTCGAAGTAGATGCCGAGTGGAGAATTGTGGGATTTGAAGAAAAACCAAAGGAGCCGAAACCAATCCCAGGTAATCCCGATAAGGCATTGGTTTCCATGGGAATTTATCTGTTTAACCGGGAAACCCTGTTCGAGTCACTTGACACCATTCAGGGTGATGATTTTGGTAACCACATCATTCCCAGGCTGGTTGGGAATGAACGGGTATATGCCTATCCCTTCAACCGGCTGAACCGGATCAGGGATTACGTTTTTAAGACTTACCCGGATGGGACCCGTGAAAGGGTGATTGATACACAAACGGGAGATTCATCCTATTGGCGCGATGTCGGGGACATTGATTCTTACTGGGCAGCTAATATGGACCTGACCGGTATTGCACCAGCCTTTAACCTCTACAGTGTATTGTGGCCTCTGCGAACAGCCCCTCGCAATTACCCACCGGTTAAAACCATTTTCAAGTCTGAAGCAGAAGGTCGGGTTGGACTGATGACCGATTCTGTGGTTGCGCCGGGTTCACTCATCTCAGGGGGGCGGGTCGATCAGTGTGTCCTGCACTACGATGTACGCGTCAACAGTTGGGCCGATGTTCACCAATCTGTGATTTTTCCGCATGTGGATATTGGTCGTTATTGCAAAATCAAACGGGCCATTATTGACCGCGATAACCACATCCCACCCGGCACTGTGATTGGCTACGATCTGGAAGAAGACCGGAAAAAATACACAGTGTCCGATGGGGGTGTGGTGGTAATCGGGAAGAAATTCTTCGCTTAA
- a CDS encoding class I SAM-dependent methyltransferase → MNPFKDYAAYYNLIYRDKNYESEADYIISLLNKTGKSVQTIAELGCGTGGHALCFAKKGFRVDGFDLSSDMIGIARSSLTTSDSSVKEQVTFSVGDIRSLDVRSKRDMVLSLFHVMSYQNSNTDLISSFRTASDFLNPGGVFIFDCWYGPGVLRDLPVRKEKNFENDHLKITRLTVPEMKYNENVVDVHFYLTILNKLNGSLNELHEIHPMRYFFLPELTHFLDLCGFRILNARNWMTDQAPDENCWYLCVTAEKVA, encoded by the coding sequence ATGAATCCCTTTAAAGACTATGCGGCCTATTACAATCTGATCTATCGCGACAAGAATTACGAATCTGAAGCCGACTACATCATTTCACTGCTAAATAAAACCGGAAAATCGGTTCAAACCATTGCAGAACTGGGTTGCGGAACCGGCGGACATGCCCTGTGTTTTGCGAAGAAAGGATTTCGGGTCGACGGCTTTGACTTAAGCAGCGATATGATTGGGATTGCCAGGTCGTCCCTGACAACAAGCGATTCATCCGTAAAAGAACAAGTGACCTTTTCTGTCGGTGATATCAGGTCACTGGACGTCCGCAGTAAACGAGACATGGTCCTGTCATTGTTCCATGTTATGAGCTACCAAAACAGCAATACTGATCTGATCAGTTCGTTCCGGACCGCTTCAGATTTCCTGAATCCAGGAGGTGTTTTCATTTTCGATTGCTGGTACGGTCCGGGGGTTCTGCGCGATCTCCCTGTTCGTAAGGAAAAAAACTTTGAAAATGATCATTTAAAAATCACCCGGTTAACCGTACCCGAAATGAAGTACAATGAAAACGTGGTGGATGTCCATTTTTATCTGACTATCCTCAATAAATTGAATGGCTCTCTGAATGAGCTTCATGAAATTCATCCGATGCGGTATTTCTTCCTACCCGAACTCACCCACTTTTTAGACCTGTGCGGATTCAGAATTCTTAATGCAAGAAACTGGATGACCGATCAGGCCCCAGATGAAAATTGTTGGTATTTGTGTGTTACTGCAGAGAAAGTGGCCTGA
- a CDS encoding glycosyltransferase produces the protein MKVNLISYENVNEWILGKFALRMNDHLISMGIQSVISSTPDPEADINHHIYYEHVIPDHNRQSVETMMITHVDQDKKLKKLKHQLVTMDAGICMSAETMNLLVAHGLDKKRLTWVYTPQDGVIKPRKKNIGITTRLYADGRKREFLIDRLIMTLDPELFSFTIMGGGWESRVSRMKEAGFSVSWFPDFDLDSYQRLIPGLDYYLYTGEDEGQIGVLDALAAGVSVITTPQGYHLDVASGAIPFFFRSENELISVFDSITAEIRQRTGSVSDWTWEKYTKKHLEIWLYLHNKAHHKSVAFSQFQNPDGLNGLINVQSVTLTQKWVLLQKNWKIRWKGKIRTKRKYRFLRPFLRFLES, from the coding sequence ATGAAAGTGAATCTGATCAGTTATGAAAATGTTAATGAGTGGATACTGGGGAAATTTGCACTCAGGATGAATGACCACCTGATTTCAATGGGTATTCAATCGGTCATTTCTTCGACACCCGATCCTGAAGCCGACATTAATCATCACATTTATTATGAACATGTGATTCCTGATCATAACCGTCAGTCGGTTGAGACCATGATGATCACGCATGTTGATCAGGATAAAAAGCTTAAAAAACTGAAGCACCAACTGGTAACAATGGATGCAGGAATCTGCATGTCAGCCGAAACCATGAATTTACTGGTTGCCCATGGTTTGGACAAAAAACGACTGACCTGGGTGTATACTCCTCAGGATGGAGTTATTAAACCCAGAAAAAAAAACATTGGCATCACAACCCGGTTGTATGCAGATGGCAGAAAACGTGAATTTCTCATCGACCGGCTGATCATGACTCTGGATCCGGAGTTATTCAGTTTTACCATCATGGGAGGTGGATGGGAGTCGCGGGTTTCCAGAATGAAAGAAGCCGGTTTTTCCGTCAGTTGGTTTCCCGATTTCGATCTGGACTCCTACCAGCGGCTGATCCCCGGATTGGACTATTATCTGTATACAGGAGAGGATGAAGGGCAAATCGGCGTACTGGATGCATTGGCAGCAGGGGTGTCGGTAATCACCACCCCGCAAGGGTATCATTTAGATGTAGCCTCCGGTGCAATTCCATTTTTTTTCCGGTCAGAGAATGAATTGATATCTGTTTTCGATTCTATCACTGCCGAAATCCGGCAACGGACCGGTTCGGTAAGTGACTGGACCTGGGAGAAGTATACCAAGAAACATCTTGAAATCTGGTTATATCTTCACAATAAAGCACATCACAAATCCGTTGCTTTCAGCCAGTTTCAAAATCCGGATGGATTGAATGGTTTAATCAATGTTCAATCGGTAACCCTGACCCAAAAATGGGTTCTTTTACAAAAAAACTGGAAAATTCGTTGGAAAGGTAAAATACGGACCAAAAGGAAATACCGGTTTTTACGTCCATTTCTGCGGTTCCTGGAAAGCTGA
- a CDS encoding glycosyltransferase family 9 protein — MKKKLRILSEWVRTLFSPSTNSHPESITWIQTTSLGDAALLLPVLYVFQSRGYRQTIICQPALTDFWESLLPSVKAVGIGNPAVYRSLAPSRYIISSSISPQAAVIALQVPGTYRYGMIEERRYYTGSRLAFKKVYMAGRNEHISNRFRGLVSLIPQFADWFGNGLSYQVFSSSSNKHILIHPGGKWKPRRWPAENYKELISKLVNQGNQVRVLIHETEKDLITEFGKQTGATVALTRSVQDLITEVSACSVFIGNDSGPGHVANLFGKPVIILWGPGNLDRISPVGSLVRVIYNPIECRPCRQYIDPDFCERGENRCLTQISVTRVLTTIKELQLLYPVSTDE, encoded by the coding sequence ATGAAAAAAAAGCTTAGAATTTTGTCTGAGTGGGTGCGAACACTGTTTTCACCTTCAACAAACAGTCATCCTGAATCAATTACCTGGATTCAGACGACCAGCCTGGGTGATGCAGCCTTGCTGCTGCCGGTTTTGTATGTCTTTCAGTCCCGGGGCTACAGACAAACAATCATTTGTCAGCCTGCTTTGACAGATTTCTGGGAATCATTGCTTCCGAGTGTCAAAGCAGTGGGGATTGGCAACCCGGCAGTTTATCGTTCCCTTGCACCTTCCCGCTACATCATATCGTCATCTATCAGTCCGCAGGCAGCGGTAATCGCATTACAGGTTCCGGGTACTTACCGCTACGGAATGATTGAAGAAAGACGTTATTACACAGGAAGCCGACTCGCATTTAAAAAGGTATATATGGCCGGACGGAATGAACACATCAGCAACCGGTTCAGAGGTCTGGTAAGTTTGATTCCGCAATTTGCAGACTGGTTCGGAAATGGACTCTCCTATCAGGTATTTTCTTCCTCATCAAATAAGCACATTCTGATCCATCCGGGTGGAAAGTGGAAACCACGCCGGTGGCCGGCAGAAAATTACAAGGAACTGATCAGCAAATTGGTGAATCAGGGAAACCAGGTCCGGGTTCTGATTCACGAAACTGAGAAGGATCTTATCACAGAATTTGGAAAGCAAACAGGTGCCACCGTAGCTCTGACAAGATCTGTTCAGGACCTGATCACAGAAGTAAGTGCATGCAGTGTATTTATCGGTAACGATTCGGGACCCGGGCATGTGGCCAATTTGTTCGGAAAACCAGTCATTATACTTTGGGGGCCCGGAAACCTGGATCGTATTAGTCCGGTTGGATCGTTAGTCCGGGTAATCTATAACCCGATTGAATGTCGTCCCTGCAGGCAATACATTGATCCGGATTTTTGTGAACGGGGTGAGAACAGGTGCCTGACCCAAATCAGTGTAACCCGGGTTCTGACTACAATCAAAGAGCTACAACTTCTTTACCCGGTTTCCACAGATGAATAA